Below is a window of Brassica napus cultivar Da-Ae chromosome A5, Da-Ae, whole genome shotgun sequence DNA.
TAGATGCAATTCCTCCACTCATTTTAAagaatctcatatatattaattttattgaagTTTTGAGTTTTAAAAATCACTATAGAGATATGTTGAGAATATGTTAACTTATAGATAGAAAACAGGAAAGTATAACGttgtgaaacaaaacaaaaaaatccaaaacacataaaaatttgaaagaGATGGAATACAATTTTACGTTATGAATTCAATGAACTGAATAAACAATAGTGAGGTTTCATAATAAATCATTGACTACCTTCATATATCAGTTTAAGTTTCacgatatataattatattatcacCTTTTTACTATTTAACAGCATAGCTAGAAAGCTttgaatgacaaaaaaaacatcatataaGGTTTTATGGTTTATGGTATTCAAACTTAAGATTATCCTTTATTTCAGACTTTATTCAAACTTATAACTCCATTAACAAATTCCATGAAAATTTTGACACTGAAGTGGAGTTTGTTTTTGGGGTATAAGTTATAAATGAGTGGACTCAAAAGAAAAAGGAGGAAACAAACTGAATAGAAGTCACTTTACAGCAATAGTGAGATATCTCGATTTCTctctgaaaatatttttaaaaatataggccatatactataattattttaataaatcgTTATTTAAATGGTCTTGTGAGTACAGATAGAAGGAGAAAAGCGAAAACAGGCCCATTTTTTTAGGGTCCAGCTTTACATTcatataaatcttaaatctaaCCCCACACacaaacttaaaagtatcttttattaaaaataaaatttcaaatataaatatttcttcttttttgggggtcaaaaatataaatatttctttaacAGAACAAATATGTATAAAGATTTCAATGATTGTGAGCTTCTTGAAGTTTATCACTACAAGAGATATGGTCCCATTCATGATTTTGGGATGAGGAGTATTTGATAGTGTAGGATTTGGGATGACAACTATAACTCGTTTGAAACATTTGAGCACTGAGTGAcgtacatataaattattattttttggtttgtaaATATTCAGTAGTACATACTATTCTCTCCATTTCATTAagttaaatgtttaaaaaaaaattgtttcacaaatataatttttttgtattttctataaacaaatcgtgattttcaaaaaaaataattgattttattgagttactattagttaaaaatttttgaaaattgaaaattacaaaaaataatgcatttattatagtgattttatgtgtttttttaatatgtgtgaaaacacaaaaaaaatctatttttgtaaaactgagagaatattatttttgtgatggtatttgtttgtttgtcaaAGACGTTTTTATACTACTAAATCTAAACTCGATTGGTGGTATAATTAACTAATTACTGAGTCAAACCATTAGATTATACGCAATTGTATAATTCGATAAGAATTTAATGCATTTGTAATGGTTTATAAGATAGTAGATaataatcccttatatactaaagcacaagtcatctcaccaataaaattttgacacataatcatcttttaaaaaaatttatctaatATCAATAAGAGAAAATTGTGAatcgattttatttttgaaaccaAATTTTAAATCCCTAAATTTTCTGTACCACGTTCAAGTTTTAAAGATGAAATATGTCATCAGTAACTTCCAACCATGCCACGTCTCTATGATTCTTtcggtttaaatttttatatataacttcaCATGTCTTTTACTTTCaatcatttcttcttcttcttcattttttttttgtttgactgtAGCAAAAAATCTATACAAGTTTGTACTTTGCTGATCTTTTTcatattcattttttctttcaatttaaTACTTTCTAATTAgtttacgaaaaaaaaaatttctaattcTTTTTGCATGATCTATCTATATACTACTCAACATGATCATATTTCAATGCTTAGTTCTTCAACATAGAAAAAATCAGAGCTTCGTCATGGATCGAGGTAACAATAAGAATATATGAATCTACTATATACAAGTAGGTAgattttacaaatatatttgttatggTTTAACTATTTACAAATACGTTTTCATATAGCAGATTAGAAATCTGTTTATGAGTCTTTTGTCACCTTATGAGTCTATTATGTTCAAATTGACTATTTTatatctgtcttttttttttcttctttaatccTTGAAATTCCAGGTAAATGGTGACTgcagaagaagatgattgagaaaaatctaaaaatatgttattttatatttaattggcCATCTATCgttattactggtctttgtatataaagacctttgaacaattattttcattaattatttattcgtaatttattttagtttcactttcttcattatattaaataaagatattactatttacaaaaataacaaatacaGATAAATCTGAATGGACCAAATTtagtattttaacaattttatgtgttggtatttatatataaactttataGATCAAATATGTATTTCTTTTCCCTAAAAATTAGAAGTTTTGCAATCAAACACGAACACCAAAATTGCTTCTAAGAgtgtttagttttaataaaacagaaacattACGAATTTGATAATAGAATAATTTAAATGCAAGCAAACGCTGGCCCGTGTGTAACACGGGGGGATCATACTAGTAGCATAATAAATGCCAAAGGAAAACTAGTGACATGTGATCACTACGCTCTAGCTGATGAGTTACATAAATGCAGAAGGTCGTAGAGTTTAGCACCATAGATCAACAACAcgaaattacttttttttttggtcaaagcaACACGAAATTACTATTGCTAATAAATCCGAAATAATTGAAATTGAATCCATCCAGGGAATTGAAATTTGTTCAATTACACGTTGATGCAATGATGTTTACCTAAAATCTTCCACTATGTCATAAATGCATTAACGGAACATAAAAGCAACTCTAAGGAAACAAACATATCAAAGAGTTTTTCCAATATCAAAGCAGAAAAAGGAAGATTATTTCAAATGAAAATCCATGAGATACTAAAAACTCTTTTCAATGTATCAAAttataattctttttaaaattaaaattgatgattaaataaaatattttgtaaatagtaatattttagttgtaaatatcttttagcatatttttatattggagATTTTCTACAATCTAATCCAAACGTAAAATAGTCTTTTTTAACAGTCAAAACAAGTCCATCTTAAGTCAAAAAAATTTCTTCACAGAATGTTTTTGGTAACTGTCattgggggtgattggttggactTTAACTATAGAAAATTTACTTTAGAATTTAGTCtgtagaattttttatttagctTTAAgggttgtagctttaaaatttcctACAGCTAAAAGGATGgggctttagaaaataagatttttacaactattttttgtatgtttttgctgtagctttaggtttttggttgtagctttaaaaactaagataaagcatgattggtagtATTTAAGATTGTAGATGGAAATTAAAGCTAAAGTCACTTCCTAcaacccaaccaatcacccccattATCTTTTGAAATATCATACTAAATGATTAAgtgggggttattggttgtgGTATTTGCttggatttagatttttttctagaTTTGAGAATCTTTGATAAAttcattgattttaaaatcaaaataactgGATTTCACAAGAATTCAGATGGATGTCAAAATCAAATAAGTAGATTATTATAAATCAGCCATATGAATTTAAAAGAGTTGTGATAGGCTCgtgaaatatttttcttcttaaataCTTTGATACATGTACTTCAACAAGAGTACCGCCCAAAGGACTCTAAAGAAACCATTTTGCTTCATTTCTATCAACTGCCGCATAAAATCTGACTTTTCCAATGTTCTCGCTGCATGATACATTTGAAAAGGATCTGAAACCGAAACATCTCGTGGACTAACAACATATTCAATAACCTCCCTAGTTTTCAAGACGCTGCTATTGTTTGAGATGACATCAACGTGTACTCCTCGCCTCACAGTTTCTAACATCTTTTACAATATGATTCTCAGGCAAATATATATTCAAGAATTAGCAACCAATCTATCATCATCTTTATAAACAGAGCTGGGTTAGTAATCCAGAAAAATAGTTTCGTCTATGTGAAGAGATTTATTGGTTGGAGTCGAAGCATGTTTTCGATAGATTTGTCAAGTATGAAGACAAGTACGTCACGCTTGAGTATCCTCCAATTAACTAAAAATTTGCCGCTGAGGCATCGCTAAGAAAAAGCTAACGCTTACGTTAAGTCAACACGTTGTTGTATGAATTCCATTGAGAATTAACTCAGAGAGAGATGcaaatttcagttttaataatatttgacaAAGGCTTGTCGCAGACGCTGCACTTGCAGCTCAATGACGACTTCTCAGCTACTACTGTCACGGAGGAAGAGGAAAAAGCTGACGATTGCCGTAGCGACATAGGAGCATAAGGCAGAAAGCGAGATACTCTTCTTCAGTGAGGTTATGGTGGTGGAAATCGGATCTTCAACGTTTGGATCTTTTACCTTTGGTCCAGTGTTCGTCGTCATCGAATCTTGAAGAGTCATTGAACAGAGGAGGAACCAGAGAAGCTAGTCTCGGTGAGCGGAGAGCCGCGGGCGCCATTAAAATCTGATCTCTCTGAAAACAAAGGAGaacttgagttttttttgtttttatttttgtggaaAGGAAGTTCCGTGATGGGGCATTTCTATCTGTAATGTTACGGTAAATCTGGATGAGGTTGCAGCTCTAGGTGATGTGGTTCGGGTTTGTTCTCGTGCACATGTATAATCtgttattttatgaaatttgaaGATAATAAACCAATAATACAAATCCAATCAAAATAACAGGGTTCACCTAGATATTTGTTCCTTTGTATTTTGATCTTAAATCGCTCACAAATCCATTGAAATACAAttctaaatcaaatatttaaacaaatttttataattgaataacacttgatttcaaaatttattttaaaatcacaaaaccaataacactagatttgaaTATAgactttaaaatcataaaaccaataacactagatttgaataagaattttaaaatcataaaaccaataacactagatttggtttggatttaaaaatccattaaaatatacaaaccaataacaccctctaaatagtttttattaagAACAAGGTTACAAAAAACGAGACAATTATGAATTATCATTAACCAGGTATGTCGTTGTTACTAATTCTAAACTAAAAGGTAACGAATTAACGTCTAAACTGAAGAAGAATCTGTTCACAAGCCAAATTTAAATCCAAGAACATTAAAATTAGtaatttttataacattaacACAGAAAGAAGTCTCAGTTTTCAGCAAACTTCTACaaacaaaaacacacacaaaagaatctaaaaatacaaaaagaaaaaaaaacagtataacAAAAAAGTTCCCTTTTTGAACTTTCTATGTCCTTTTTCATTTTGGAACGAGAATCAGAGCCAAAGAACGTCACGTTTCTTGTAAAGTCTCAACCTTTTTCAATCTCGCCGCAAGTAGAAACAGATGTTCTCGAAGAAGAGTTCTCAGAGTCGCCCACATTGCTCTTCCTCGTCGTAAACGACTGCTTACAATGCTCAATCGCTCCTTCGATGGAGTTATCTATCTCCGACCCCGCGTTGCTGCTTCTCATCAGCGTCTGCAGATCCAAAGACCCGTTTGATCCGAAACTAAACGAAGACGAAAGCGAAGAcgcagaagaggaagaagaggaagaagaagaagaaacagagcacTTTGGCTGAGAGTGTCTCTGTATCATCACACCGGAGAACGATCTTCTATGAATCAGTGGaggactctttgtgtttaaagaCTCTGTTTTGACGAGAGGGTTCTTCTTTTTCGACGATTTGAGGTTTGTGTGGATCTCCGACGAATCTGAGCATCCTGGTCTCGAGAAGAGAGATCTTAAGTAAGCGCGTGAAGCTTTGAGCTTTTGAGTGATCGACGACTGTTTCATCTTCTTGCTCTTCAGCTCCGTTGAAATCTCGATGTAACAGTGCTCGATCTCGCTGCTGCTGAATCTCCGCGGCGAGGATGCGGATGCGGCGGCGCGTGGGGAGATGGGAGTGGATATTGCCACGGAGGAGGAGGCGAGGAGCTTTTGGACCATTTGGAGACGAGGAGGGAGGTGGAGAGGGAGGAGCTGGCCTTTGTAGAAGAGCTCGTCGGCCGGAGAGGTGGTGGACTCGCCGGAAGCTGCGGCGGAGGAGCACATTTGGAACTCGAACTCTCTGCTGTGCGGCGGAGAGGATGTGACGGCGAAGCTGATGAAGcgggaagaagaggaggaggagaggttGAGCTCCATGTCTATGTAATCGTCGTCGCAGTCGCTGGACATAGCTTGTGTTCTTGATTCGGTTCCATGCAAATCCATAGTGTGTGTATGTAACTGTGTATGTAACTGTGTATGTGTGTCTGaaagactctctctctctctctctctctgtctttgTGTGGTTTACTTACTTCAAGAGAGACTGAGAAAGAGCTCATGGGAGGTTGGGAGGAGGGAAAGAGCATCTTTTTAAAGTGgtctttctttaatttattgttttttttccttcctttttatttattttatttaggtaaatataaataaaacgcCATGTAAAGTTgtaatacattttaaattttgtattacttttttttcccCTGATTTATAACATTTGAGTTTTTGTTGCAAATAATTTGTTAATACATCCAAACTACGTAATTCTTTCATCTTTTCGAAAAGATTTGTGTCTATATGGCCACCAGTTTCTTTAGTGGTTCCTTGTTTTGATATCACGATCTCAAACTTTACCGTTGCCTGCATTTTTAATTAATCAGACCAACCATTTGTGTTATGCAGCGTGGGAATTTGCATTTTGGATATTAAGTTATTATTACATGTATGATTAGTGGCGTGTAACAGAGTAATATCAGTAGAAAAGCAGAATGGTGATGAAACTATGcgagaataatattatttaagaatcataTGAATCTGGTGATGAAACCAGTACTGGACAGTGATGAATAATTTCACGTTAAATTTGTTGAATAATAGTATATGGTAGGACGCTCAGTTAGTATTATGTTAGAATCACatgaatttggttttttttttttatctaagcACACTATCATAGTTAAATATGCTACACGAATTTAACCATTATGAAATTATGATACAAACTCCAGTACACATAAACTGGATTTAATGCTgcaataaaattatgaaataaataattaaatcgACTGGTGACAAAAAGACTAATGAGTTTGTTGATCTATTTTGATGTTCTCCACAGATTATGTTCCCATTCCTAGCACTTTATTTCCTCCTTTATAACCTTAAATTTGTGTTCTCTCTAAATCCGATATATACACATTTTGCTAGTAACACATTTTGCTAGTAACTTCACTAAAACCAAAGTTTGGATTTCAACTTGAAGACTAAACTATCCACCTTGATCCACACGATTACTAAACCTAATATTCCAACTATGTAgatctaaattatattattaaatcttTGAAAATTGCTGAAGCAATACTTATAAAATAATCACATGTAACATTAGTTCATGAACTGAAAAAACTTATCAACACCAAACTATTAGCACAAGTTGATTACACAGAAAATGTTCATGAACTGAATATACATTGTAGCATAGCATGCAATACCAGCTAAAAATAACACAATTATGACTAACCAACCATACCAAGCTGCAGACGACAGTcaaagagagacagagagatacAAAACGGCTATAACTCCGCAGTCCGCACCACACAGCTCACGGTCATAGCCATGCCTGGAACaagcaaaatatatttattatatcatTTCCTTCGTGTCTCATTGGCCACAGTAACAATGTCACGTGAATGGTAAAAAAGCACTAACGGTAGCTGACAGAAGTCGTAATCTTttataaagaaagaagaagatcacAATATATTTCTGTTTTACAAAATGCATAGCTCTTGTTTCCAGATATCAAAAAGTTATCTTTTTAAGCTACGAAGTGTAATAATTGTTGCAGGACTTGTGAGAAAGTGGATACCTCCTTTCATCCCCACACtcctataatatttttttcaagtcTTTTCGCTTTCtactttctttattttataaaataatcacATGTAACATTAGTACTGTTCCTTTTTACGGAGTGCAGGAACTTCGAAATAAGATAAATGGATGTATTCACTTTGTACTTCGTATTTATATTTCGTTGCAGTTGTAACTTGTAATTTTTGTCAAACCGGCTACAATTTCTTTCACCAAATAACCATGAAaagaaaatgtatttataaattttaatagaaaGGAAGGTTTAGTTAATTGTACCATATAGTTGATAATTCCGTGCAAATTACGTCTTAGTGTGTGTTGGAGAGAAGTGGAGTGGGAACTCTGTCGTACACAGCGAAGTACTTAAAAAGCAGGGTGACTTCTTCTCTGTTTCAATCATTGAAACAACTCACAAAGTAAATGCTCACCACTtccgatcttttttttttgttaaatattttctctcATTTTCCAGGAAGAACATAATGTCTTTAGCAACTCCAATGggaaattttgaggataaaattctaaaaatacatgtatatatatatatatatataaatatttaattatgagtATCTAATTTTTTAGGGAAATCCAACCAAAAGTATATTCGTTTATAAACTTTCTATTAGATTTTTCGTAAAATGTAGATACTCACAattaaatattaagatttatatatatatatatatatatatatatgtattttacaaTCTCATGTTGAGAAATCCTATGGGGATTTGTTCTTAGGACATCTCCAAtccaatttcatttttattcaaaataaagtaaaagtgaatatgaagtagaaaatgtTTCAACCCCATTCCATTTCTCACACCATAATGAAGTTTACttcataaatggagtaatctatttttttgttcatcactccattatggAGTAAAAAATGCAGTAGAGTTGGAGCATTTTCACTCTATAAtcatttttactctattttggaaaaaaaaatagagttttataTTGGAAGAGCAAATATCccaaaatgttttagaaaataagGAAATGATAATGCCAACGACACacatattataaacaaatcattaattagtttatatccCACTGTTGAGTTAATGGAGTGAGAGTAGTGGGAAGCCTTTTCAAGCCTCGCAGTCAATCCAAATGCACACCATAAAACAACCACACTTCATATAAAAGTGgacctaactttttttttttcttttgttacttgGAATAAAAAATAAGTCGATTTGAAATTGTGAATGAGCAGCCGTATCTTTAGCTACCACGTAATTCGAATTTGAACATATTGTAAAAAATGTAATATGGAAATCGAACTGTTCAGGTAGGACTACGCCAAGACACTGAATGATAACAACAAAAACCATTCGACTGCTTTTGCAGTTTCTACCAAATACATGTCAATCAAATCAAATTGGATCTCATGAGTTGtctaacttttcttttaataattttctataGCTTTGTTTTGTGATCCAGTGGAAGCAAACAACCCATGTATCAATgcatacaaaagaaaaagggtTATAATACTGGATCATAAAATTACAATAGAGGATAATGGTTTGATCGCTTGTTTTGTTTGCTCtccattgatatttattttgtaaattgttGTAGTATTTATTTGTTTGCTTTCTTTCAGTTGTAGCTACAGCATTTTTTACATGTTTAATGTAAGGGCAAAATCTTATGTTTCTTTGTAAAATGTAAACTgtgtacattttttttcttataaaacgaACATAAACATTTACGTCTGAAACAATTGGATTCAAGTTAAACTTCAGATTATATTGTTTACAAATACTCCATATATATTCTCAAGTCGTGGCCTGGCGATGGCACTGGCAACAAGACCAAAAAAGGTTCAAACTCCTTTGGTGGGTTCAGTGTGCAATAAACACGTTGTTCTGTGTGAAGGTAACAAAGTGCATTTAGTTCGTTAGAACGTAACAACCACAATGAATGCATTTCTCAATTCAAACTTttaatttggaacaaatttaCCAACAAGGCAAGCACATTTGCCCTCATAGTTTTCCAGGAGTATACTTTTACGACAAcgacatcaaaaatatatacatcaCATAGGGACgaaagtgaaagaaaaaatccagataaagaaaaaaaatcttaactcCGGCGAAGAAAGACAAATTCACTTTAAACTTATTGGGAAgctataatatattatctacaTTTGATCATATTTCAGAATTAGAaattcaaaaagaagaaaaaaccttACAAAATCATTcctttatatgttttatataaaactcCGAAAAGTCAGATTACTATGTACTCCCTCCATCTTCCTCTATCATCTGCGGCATAAACAACAACATAACGAAATGTAATATCAAATAACTCTTTACTAACATTAAGTTGACATTATACCCTAATATCAACTGTTaattaacattatttttaaCGAGTGATATATTCAATAATGTATATTGCCTTTGAAATCTTCTTGTGTCTAAGCACGAGTTCAAGTCGCTTACCTTTGAAAAAAGTTATGAAACAGCTATTGGTTTTTGAAATGAGTGTCATCAAGAGCATCGAACTCCCAGTCATTGATTTCatctgccaataactcttctCCATCGTCCAGTTCCAACTCCAGCTGATTCTTCGCCAAGTCTTCTTTCTCTGACGACCCCTTTTTACTGTCTGGAGAGTCAACATCAGCAAGTTTTTTCGGGACTGTGTCGGAAAGTGGAGTGTCGAGCGTCGTTTTCAGGGAAGGTGAgcgtgaagaagaagatgttctCGCAGGAGATTCAATATCTAGAAGCGGGCGTTCGATAGACTCGAactcttgttttgttttgtccaATGCCTCAAATAGTTCTTTCACTCTTTTATCGTCTTTCCTGGATCACACAACACCAAACCAGAAGAGAGTCAAGTATTTTTGAACCCATACTTTTGTATCCTCCAACACAAAGTTGCAGTTGTTAGATTCTACATCCATAGTTGAATATGACTTTAATGTCTAGAAATGAATGGATATGTTTTTGTTACTTTACCTGGAGATACCTTCCGTCTGTGAATAGAATGGCTTTTTCATTGCATCCACCACACTTAATGTTGTTACAAACTGGTaaagttaataaaaaaagaatcatAAGATAGGTTATGAAAAAAGGACACCGagaacatgaaaaaaaaaaaaacatgaacttGTACGACACTTTCTTGTATCTACAGTTAGAATCAAGCTTAGCAATGTtctgtttttattgttttttttacaaagcCACTTACCTTAGCTTCTAGGTCCAGATACTCCTTCTCAAGCTGTTTTCTAGAATCAATTGGCTTTGCATCCTTATCGTCTATCTTTTTTTCTGCCTCTAACCTGATATTTTCCCATAAACAGACCA
It encodes the following:
- the LOC106454680 gene encoding probable membrane-associated kinase regulator 3, translating into MDLHGTESRTQAMSSDCDDDYIDMELNLSSSSSSRFISFAVTSSPPHSREFEFQMCSSAAASGESTTSPADELFYKGQLLPLHLPPRLQMVQKLLASSSVAISTPISPRAAASASSPRRFSSSEIEHCYIEISTELKSKKMKQSSITQKLKASRAYLRSLFSRPGCSDSSEIHTNLKSSKKKNPLVKTESLNTKSPPLIHRRSFSGVMIQRHSQPKCSVSSSSSSSSSSASSLSSSFSFGSNGSLDLQTLMRSSNAGSEIDNSIEGAIEHCKQSFTTRKSNVGDSENSSSRTSVSTCGEIEKG